One window of the Cardiocondyla obscurior isolate alpha-2009 linkage group LG05, Cobs3.1, whole genome shotgun sequence genome contains the following:
- the LOC139102800 gene encoding uncharacterized protein → MDQLEQELVAQADQLNSSNEFCVWQQQCEEYIESLEEQNRNKRPRLSIGAQNSIVARIARIESLIDLTQRRFVHEGAGYNSCKVGLRWCKIDTAFKSRILTGAVVNSKYIEPQQFLEDARDIVLEHVQNVMREHRNVKINTVFNGEFVAGAKTSNKCVCTRNCELFQTSNLQEWYNSHVIEPILASLDEFQERNSGWALSRIQNLIVNVNKYNPLHAGCYIKLPREIEKKRAIINVKSTDNACFAWAVVAALYPANAHTERLTSYPHYTTVLNLQGIEFPVTLKQIKKFENLNNISLNVYGIENKQILPLQLADKKRERHIHLLYTQECNAIGHFSLIKKFISPHQFTAKQDEQQKILL, encoded by the coding sequence ATGGATCAGTTAGAGCAAGAGCTGGTGGCACAAGCAgatcaattaaattcaagtaATGAATTTTGCGTATGGCAGCAACAATGTGAGGAATATATTGAGTCGCTGGAAGaacaaaatcgaaataaacGCCCAAGATTATCCATCGGCGCTCAAAATTCAATTGTTGCACGTATTGCCCGTATTGAAAGTTTAATAGATTTAACGCAGCGGCGTTTCGTTCACGAAGGTGCTGGATATAATTCATGTAAGGTGGGACTTCGATGGTGTAAGATTGACACTGCTTTTAAAAGTCGCATATTAACTGGTGCAGTAGtcaattcaaaatatattgaacCTCAACAGTTTCTTGAAGATGCTCGAGACATTGTGCTCGAACATGTACAAAATGTTATGCGTGAACATCGtaatgtgaaaataaatactgTGTTCAATGGTGAATTTGTAGCAGGTGCAAAAACCTCAAATAAATGTGTATGTACGAGAAATTGTGAACTCTTTCAAACAAGTAATTTACAAGAATGGTATAACTCACATGTCATTGAGCCCATTCTTGCATCTTTAGATGAGTTTCAAGAACGTAATAGTGGTTGGGCATTATCACgcatacaaaatttaatcgtaaatgtaaataaatacaatCCATTGCATGCTGggtgttatattaaattacctcgagaaattgaaaagaaacgaGCAATAATCAATGTGAAATCTACAGATAATGCTTGTTTTGCATGGGCAGTTGTGGCCGCTCTATATCCAGCTAACGCGCATACTGAACGATTAACATCGTATCCGCATTATACAACAGTATTAAATCTTCAAGGTATTGAATTTCCAGTaactttaaaacaaataaaaaaatttgagaacttaaataatatttcacttAATGTATATGGTATTGAAAATAAGCAAATTTTACCATTACAACTCGCTgataaaaaaagggagaggCATATACATTTGTTATATACACAAGAATGCAATGCTATTGGGCATTTTtctctgataaaaaaatttatctcgcctCATCAGTTCACAGCTAAGCAAGACGAACaacaaaaaatacttttgtga